TCCATGGTGTGCGGTTCGTCCTTGAATGGCGGGCGCGCAACGCGCGAGAGGCAGAAGGGCATCATAAGACGACGGTCGGCGTCCTGCAGGGACCGCGCCGGCCTGACCTTGGCCGGGGCAAGGGCCCGCTGGGCGCCTGCGCGGCCGCCCGGCGCCTGTGGTTTTGCCGCGGCGGCGCCGGCGGCCCCGGCCCGTCTTCGCAGGCCCCCCGCCTATAATCGAAAGCTTCGCCAGATCAAGCATCTACGCGCCATGGCAGCCCGTCGCGGGCTGCGGCGCCAGCCAGAAAGACCCGGATGAAAGCCGCCGAGATCCGCTCCAAGTTCCTGAAGTTCTTCGAGTCGAAGGGCCACCAGATCGTGGCCTCCAGCCCGGTGGTGCCGGGCGACGACCCGACGCTGCTGTTCACCAACGCCGGGATGAACCAGTTCAAGGACGTCTTCCTCGGCTTCGACAAGCGGCCCTACAGCCGCGCCACCACCGCGCAGAAGTGCATCCGCGCCGGCGGCAAGCACAACGACCTCGAGAACGTGGGCTACACCGCGCGCCACCACACCTTCTTCGAGATGCTGGGCAACTTCAGCTTCGGCGACTACTTCAAGCAGGACGCCATCCGCTATGCCTGGGAGCTGCTGACCAAGCACTTCATGCTGCCCGAGGAAAAGCTCTGGGTCACCGTCTATGCCGAGGACGACGAGGCCTACGACATCTGGCACAAGGAAGTCGGCGTGCCGGCCGAGCGCATCGTGCGCATCGGCGACAACAAGGGTGGCCGCTACCAGTCCGACAACTTCTGGATGATGGGCGACACTGGTCCCTGCGGCCCCTGCACCGAGATCTTCTACGACCACGGCCCCGAGATCCCCGGCGGCCCCCCGGGCTCGCCCGAGGAGGACGGCGACCGCTACATCGAGATCTGGAACAACGTCTTCATGCAGTTCAACCGTGACGAAGCGGGCGTCATGCACAAGCTGCCGCGCCCGAGCGTCGACACCGGCATGGGCCTGGAGCGCGTGGCCGCGGTGCTGCAGGGCGTGCACGCGAACTACGAGATCGACCTGTTCGTGAACCTGCTGGCCGCCGCCAGCCAGGCGGTGGCCGGCGCGGGCGCCAGTGGCTATGAAGCCGACTCGCCGTCGCTGAAGGTCATTGCCGACCACATCCGCGCCTGTTCCTTCATCGTGGCCGACGGCGTCATCCCCGAGAAGGACGGCCGCGGCTACGTGCTGCGCCGCATCTGCCGCCGCGCCATCCGCCACGGCTACAAGCTGGGCGCGCGCACTCCCTTCTTCCACAAGCTGGTGCCGGCGCTCGTCAAGGAGATGGGCGAGGCCTATCCCGAGCTGCGCCAGCACGAGGCCCGCATCGTCGAGGTGCTGAAGCAGGAAGAGGAACGCTTCTTCCAGACCATCGCCAACGGCATGGAGATCCTCGACGCCGCGCTGGCCGAGCTGTCGCGCCAGGGCAAGGCCGAGCTCGATGGCGAGACCGCGTTCAAGCTGCACGACACCTACGGCTTCCCGCTCGACCTGACCGCCGACGTCTGCCGCGAGCGCGGCATGACGGTGGACGGCGCCGGCTTTGACCTGGCAATGCGCCGGCAGCGGGAGGCGGGCCGCTCGGCCGGCAAGTTCAAGGCCGCCCAGGGCCTCGAGTACAGCGGCCAGGCCACCACCTTCCACGGCTACGAAGCCCTGCTGCGCGAGACTGCCACCGTCACCGCGGTGTATGTCGACGGCACCCAGGTGGAGTCGGCCGGCGCTGGCGACGACGCGGTGGTGGTGCTCGACCACACGCCGTTCTATGCCGAGTCGGGTGGCCAGGTGGGCGACGTCGGCGAGCTGCGCAACAACAGCAGCCGCTTCCTCGTCGAGGACACGCTGAAGATCCAGGCCGACGTCTACGGGCACCACGGCCGCGTGGTGGAAGGCCGCATCAAGGCCGGCGACGTGATCAGCGCGCGGGTCGATGCCGAGCAGCGCGCCCGCACCGTGCGCAACCACAGCGCCACCCACCTGATGCACAAGGCCCTGCGCGAGGTGCTGGGCAGCCATGTGCAGCAGAAGGGCTCGCTGGTGAACGCGGAGCGCACCCGCTTCGACTTCGCCCACAACGCGCCGCTGACCGACGAGCAGATCCGCCGCGTCGAGGCCATCGTCAATGCCGAAATCCTGGCCAACCACCCGACCGGCGCGCGCGTGATGCCGATCGACGAAGCCCAGAAGCTGGGCGCCATGATGCTGTTCGGCGAGAAGTACGGCGACACCGTGCGGGTGCTCGACATCGGCAGCAGCCGCGAGCTGTGCGGTGGCACCCATGTGGCGCGCACCGGTGACATCGGCCTCTTCAAGATCGTGGCCGAAAGCGGCGTGGCCGCCGGCGTGCGGCGCGTCGAGGCGGTCACCGGCGAAAACGCGCTGACCTACCTGCAGACCCTCGAGTCCACCGTGAACCAGGTGGCCGGCACGCTGAAGTCCACCCCGTCGGACGTCACGCAGCGCATCGCTCAGGTACTGGAGCAGGTGCGCAGCCTGGAGAAGGAAGTGGCGGCGCTCAAGGGCAAGCTGGCGTCGTCGCAGGGCGACGAGCTGCTGTCCCGCGCGGTCGATGTGAAGGGCCTGAAGGTGCTGGCCGCCACGCTGCAGGGGGCCGATGCGAAGACCCTGCGCGACACGATGGACAAGCTCAAGGACAAGCTGAAGTCGGCTGCCATCGTGCTGGCCGCGGTGGACGGTGGCAAGGTGCAGCTGGCTGCCGGCGTCACGAGCGACAGCACCGGCAAGGTCAAGGCCGGCGAGCTGGTGAACTTCGTGGCCCAGCAGGTCGGCGGCAAGGGCGGCGGCAAGCCGGACCTGGCCATGGCCGGCGGCACCGACCCGACGCAGCTCGACGCTGCGCTGGCCTCGGTGCAGGCCTGGGTGGCCGAGCGCCTGTAAAGCGCGCCGGCATGTCTTGCAACGCCCGCTCCGGCTGCGCCGTGGCGGGCGTTGTTCATCGGGCGGCGCAGCCAGCGCCGCGGGGGGAGGGAGCAATGCAGATGGATCGCAATTGGAGGCAGGCTGCCGCCCGGGCGGCACGGGCGCTGGGATGTGCCGCGCTGCTGGGTTCGGTGCCGGCCCACGCCCAGGCGCAGGCCCAGCCGGAGCCGCAGCCAGAGACGGCGGCCGAGACCGCACCGGTGCTGCCCGCGCGCATCGAAAGCACGCCGCTGGAGCCGACCGGCCCGGCCCCGGCAGCGGCCGCGGCACCGGGCGCGGCCCTGGTGGCGCAGGGCCGCGCGGTGGCCCGTGCCTTCGTCGATGGCTGCGTGCTCACCGAAGGCGACCTGACCGGCGCCACCGATTGGGCCCTGTCCGCCGGCTTCGAGCCGCGCGACGCGCAGGCGCCCGAGGCCAGTACCTTGCTTGACGGCCACACCGGCTCGGTGTTCGCACAGCCCGAAGGCGGCATTAAGCTCTATCTGGTGGTGCTGACTGACGGCGGCTGCACCGTCTGGGCCGAAGGGGTGAGCGGCCCGGCCGTGCACCAGGAGTTCCAGCGCGCGATGGCCGAACTGGGCGCCAAGGGCGCCCGTGTGAGCAAGGGCACCGAGCGCAACATCGATCGCGGTGGAGCCTGGCGGCGCCAGCTGCAGCTGCGCTACCGCCGCGTCGGCGGCAGCCAGGACTGGGGCCTGAACGTGGTCACCACGCTCGACGCGCCGCCCGGTGTGCAGGCACTCCACCTGGCACGTGCACCGGCCGCCACCCTTCCCGACCCGGACGGCCTGCCGGCCCGCTGAAGCCCGATGGTCGCGCGCAGGAGCTTGCGCGGTGCGCAGCCCTTTGGGTCGATGGCGGAGCCGGTGCCCCCCTGCCCACTGTGTGGCCGGCCCATCGTGCCCGGCCCGAGTGCAGACGAGCACCACCTGGTGCCCAAGAGCGAAGGGGGCCGCGACAAGACCCTGGTGCACCGGGTGTGCCATCGCAAGATCCACGCGACCTTCTCCGAAAAGGAGCTGGCACGTGGCTACGCCAGCTGGGAAGCGCTGCGCGGGCACCCCGAGATCGCCAGCTTCGTGCAGTGGGTCCGCAAGAAGCCGCCGGAGTTCAATGACGGCAGCGCGAGGCCCAGGCGCCGCCGCTGACGCTTCGGATGGCGCAACTGCCGCCCCGAGCGGGGTGCGTGGCGCATCTGCCACTTCCTCTCCCGCCTGTCTTCCCGATTGCACCTTTCAACGACGCTTAACGGATTTTCACCTCGTTCGTTCTCATAGTAAGTGACTACTTCACTGCTTCGGGGAGGAATGAATTGCTGAAAATCAGCGAGAAGGGCCATGTCGACGATGCCCGAATCCGGCTCGCCATCCGCCCGCAGATCGAACGCGGACCCTTGCACCGGGTGCGCGGC
This genomic stretch from Eleftheria terrae harbors:
- a CDS encoding NMCC_0638 family (lipo)protein, which produces MDRNWRQAAARAARALGCAALLGSVPAHAQAQAQPEPQPETAAETAPVLPARIESTPLEPTGPAPAAAAAPGAALVAQGRAVARAFVDGCVLTEGDLTGATDWALSAGFEPRDAQAPEASTLLDGHTGSVFAQPEGGIKLYLVVLTDGGCTVWAEGVSGPAVHQEFQRAMAELGAKGARVSKGTERNIDRGGAWRRQLQLRYRRVGGSQDWGLNVVTTLDAPPGVQALHLARAPAATLPDPDGLPAR
- the alaS gene encoding alanine--tRNA ligase; translation: MKAAEIRSKFLKFFESKGHQIVASSPVVPGDDPTLLFTNAGMNQFKDVFLGFDKRPYSRATTAQKCIRAGGKHNDLENVGYTARHHTFFEMLGNFSFGDYFKQDAIRYAWELLTKHFMLPEEKLWVTVYAEDDEAYDIWHKEVGVPAERIVRIGDNKGGRYQSDNFWMMGDTGPCGPCTEIFYDHGPEIPGGPPGSPEEDGDRYIEIWNNVFMQFNRDEAGVMHKLPRPSVDTGMGLERVAAVLQGVHANYEIDLFVNLLAAASQAVAGAGASGYEADSPSLKVIADHIRACSFIVADGVIPEKDGRGYVLRRICRRAIRHGYKLGARTPFFHKLVPALVKEMGEAYPELRQHEARIVEVLKQEEERFFQTIANGMEILDAALAELSRQGKAELDGETAFKLHDTYGFPLDLTADVCRERGMTVDGAGFDLAMRRQREAGRSAGKFKAAQGLEYSGQATTFHGYEALLRETATVTAVYVDGTQVESAGAGDDAVVVLDHTPFYAESGGQVGDVGELRNNSSRFLVEDTLKIQADVYGHHGRVVEGRIKAGDVISARVDAEQRARTVRNHSATHLMHKALREVLGSHVQQKGSLVNAERTRFDFAHNAPLTDEQIRRVEAIVNAEILANHPTGARVMPIDEAQKLGAMMLFGEKYGDTVRVLDIGSSRELCGGTHVARTGDIGLFKIVAESGVAAGVRRVEAVTGENALTYLQTLESTVNQVAGTLKSTPSDVTQRIAQVLEQVRSLEKEVAALKGKLASSQGDELLSRAVDVKGLKVLAATLQGADAKTLRDTMDKLKDKLKSAAIVLAAVDGGKVQLAAGVTSDSTGKVKAGELVNFVAQQVGGKGGGKPDLAMAGGTDPTQLDAALASVQAWVAERL
- a CDS encoding HNH endonuclease signature motif containing protein, yielding MPPCPLCGRPIVPGPSADEHHLVPKSEGGRDKTLVHRVCHRKIHATFSEKELARGYASWEALRGHPEIASFVQWVRKKPPEFNDGSARPRRRR